The Capsicum annuum cultivar UCD-10X-F1 chromosome 3, UCD10Xv1.1, whole genome shotgun sequence genomic sequence aaattattttaaaataaactaattcaAACACCctttaaacatcaattaatagaaataatatgataaatttaCTATACAAATAAttacttttttaataattatgtaagattaaaatatgataaataaattcaaagtgaaagaataaaatacatcactaattattttttttaaatcttattatatttttattctaacaattttttttttacaatataaTTCTTCTACCCCAACCCAACATACATACGTATACGCACACCAACCCAACTCACCCATTTTCACCCGACCTGTTTTCATTATCATCGTCTCCACCTCGTTAAAACCACTTACACTCAAATCTTTCAAATGCTAATGCCTTTCGGTTCAACATTTTATCTTATTAGCTATTATTTTGCCTTTACAGACTATTAGGTTACCAGCATTTACGTTATTGACGTTATTATATTTGGATCGTCTCTTTATAGCAGTTGAATTGAACCTGCTTTTCAGTTCAATTCATGATTTTGGCTGTTGAGAAGTTGTCGTTTTCGACAATCACAAAAAAATGGATGTGGCTGAGGCGTTTTTTTACTCAGATGATTCCACCGGCTACGCTTACAAAGAAACGAGGTTCCGTCCGTTACCGAGGATGGTGGACCTCACTCCTCCGTTTAATCGCTCATATGTACAAATGGAATTTGTTAGAAACAGTGCAAATGGAGTTTGTTAGAAATAGTGCAAATGGAGTTTGTTACAAATAGTGAGTATGAACAGAAGCTCAACACACCCATTTCTCACTCTCTGTGTTTGTTAACCTCGTTTTTGTCACCCATTCGTTGAAAGCTCAATGAAGAACACATCGAAAAACTCGTCGGAGAATGCAGTGGCCGGAGGTGGGTACCCAATGCAGGTACCCCATTACCATCTCCAACAGCCGGAGGAGCAGCAATCGGCGGTGAATGCTGCGGGGGCAGCGGCGGCGGGGTACCCAATGCAGGTACCCTATCACCATATCCTTCAGCGGCAGCAGCAACGGGAACAGCAGTCGGCGGCGGCGGCGGCGGCGGCGGCGGTGAATGCAGCGGCGGCGGCGGCAGCTGGGTACCCACTGCAAGTACCCTACTACCAACTCCAGCAACAGCAGCAACAACTGGAACAACAATCGGTGGGGAGTGTAGAGGTGGCGGCGGAATCTGGGTACCCACTGCAGGTAGGGTGTTCATGGGTCCGTTACTGTTCGAAACCAAACCtagttttttaaatttctaaaaccaaaccaaacaaaaaactAACCGTTGGTTTGGTTCTCGTTGGTTTAGTTCGGTTCGGTTTGTTTTTTTCGGTTTAttactttagctaatgataaaagttgaaatttcttttaaaaaaatccaatctaacatataagatgtcaaccgagtgttgtatttcaaccttgaaactaagataTCAACTCGGTGTTATACTTCGATAAAGCCATGGAATAACTacatttaacagaatgatatgataaacccaaaaaagtgaacaaataaaCTTATTGCTCAATaaggttcaaaaagaaaattaaaactagtAATTGTCTATAGTTTAATTAATGTCAGCTGTAAATTTCaacatacaacaagatattattttcacaattagtatcatttgtcattcaaagtgctAAATTCACTTAGAATCTCATAAGTACTATCAATTGGGTGAAGACATATGACTGGATGTGTTACGACTacagttaaatcatgattaaaatataaattgtaacaaatatttatattgtatttatgaataatttatatatatatatatatatatatatatcggtttggtttggttattttgtcgattattttagagtaaaaccaaaccaaaccaaattagtatcgattttttaaaattcaaaaccaaaccaaacctaaccaaatatcggATTTCACTCCTAACTGCAGGTACCCTACTACCAGCTCcttcagcagcagcagcagcagcaacagGAGCAGGAACAGCCGTTGGCAGAGAATGCAGCTGCTGCTGCGGCGGTGGCAGCGGCAACTGGGTACCCACTGCAGGTACCCTACTACCAGCTCCTTCAGCAGCAACAACAAGAACAGCGGTTGGAAGAGAATGCAGCTGCGGCTGGGTATCCAATGGTGGTACCCTACTACCATGTCCTGCAGCAGCAGCAGGAACAACAACTAGGGGAGAATTCAGTGGCGGCGGCCGCTGCCGCTGGGTACCCACTGCAGGTTCCCTACAACCAACTCCTTCAgcagcatcatcatcatcaaaaagaacaGGAACAGCAACAGAAGTTGGAAGCATTTTGGGCGTGTCAGCTCAAGGAAATTAACGAGACGAACAATTTCAAGAACAACAAACTTCCGCTTGCTCGTGTCAAGAGGTTGATGAAAGATAACGAGGATGTTTGCAAGGTCTCCGGGGAAGCACCAATGTTGATGGTGAAAGCATGTGAAATGTTCATACAGGAACTTACTCTCCACTCGTGGCTTAACACGGAGGAGAATAAACGACGGATGGTGCAGAAGAAGGATGTCGCCAAGGCGATTGAGCGGACTGAGCTTTTTGATTTCCTTGTTGACATTGTTCATAAGGATGAGATCAGGGAAGAGGGTGCTGGTTTTGGGCCCAGCATGCTTGGCTCCACATCAAGTGATGTTCAGAACGCCCATCCACC encodes the following:
- the LOC107862724 gene encoding polyglutamine-repeat protein pqn-41-like; translated protein: MKNTSKNSSENAVAGGGYPMQVPHYHLQQPEEQQSAVNAAGAAAAGYPMQVPYHHILQRQQQREQQSAAAAAAAAVNAAAAAAAGYPLQVPYYQLQQQQQQLEQQSVGSVEVAAESGYPLQVPYYQLLQQQQQQQQEQEQPLAENAAAAAAVAAATGYPLQVPYYQLLQQQQQEQRLEENAAAAGYPMVVPYYHVLQQQQEQQLGENSVAAAAAAGYPLQVPYNQLLQQHHHHQKEQEQQQKLEAFWACQLKEINETNNFKNNKLPLARVKRLMKDNEDVCKVSGEAPMLMVKACEMFIQELTLHSWLNTEENKRRMVQKKDVAKAIERTELFDFLVDIVHKDEIREEGAGFGPSMLGSTSSDVQNAHPPMGQTAPSEVMIRGTASSGIQNFNPPMGQTAPSEVMIRSTAKPRVYPSVYAQPQAWQVAEDKTIASGESSAQGNVDD